One part of the Candidatus Saccharimonadales bacterium genome encodes these proteins:
- a CDS encoding L-histidine N(alpha)-methyltransferase, with translation MQYFRNHELAKRYNVSQTTVGKWVEAAKNGKLDLSMIEDSGKSFIAATNKNSKVIEELLEDRKKYVNKLSHKIVTPKPEFYARFSPEQVLDIVKSLSVNKELPWSYNYHGQGAAYWDRQVKIRLSEYGSLPESALMKMTKSYIDSITNGYKINVIDVGPGNAEPVREFIADLIKEGRMGRYIAIDSSPEMLVLAEKNLKKWFGVGFNFEGDIRDVTYERFSEVIAKDKNDKSVNLLLFLGGTLCNFQSMNDALRVLYGSMGPDDYLIHSQKLDTIRNRSIFSFERSRGEKKLASNYRTVVDLLNIDDDSLFNVVMGFDEKLQRRYLGVELRVSLTIDFKIEACNLTQSVDFKKGDVIMLWYYKHQSAEEVIDQFSDNGFDVIHSSQTQDREFMIVVTSLKHAR, from the coding sequence ATGCAGTACTTCAGAAATCATGAACTAGCTAAAAGATATAACGTCTCTCAAACTACTGTTGGCAAGTGGGTGGAAGCTGCAAAAAACGGCAAACTAGATTTATCAATGATTGAGGATTCGGGTAAGTCATTTATAGCTGCAACGAATAAGAACTCGAAAGTCATCGAGGAACTGTTGGAGGATAGGAAGAAGTACGTTAATAAGCTTAGCCACAAAATCGTAACGCCAAAACCTGAGTTTTATGCCCGTTTTTCTCCTGAGCAAGTCTTGGATATCGTAAAGTCTTTAAGCGTTAATAAAGAGTTGCCGTGGTCTTATAACTACCACGGGCAAGGCGCAGCGTATTGGGATAGACAAGTTAAGATTAGACTTAGCGAATACGGGTCGCTTCCTGAAAGCGCTCTCATGAAGATGACTAAAAGTTACATAGATTCGATCACGAATGGATATAAAATAAATGTTATTGATGTTGGACCTGGAAATGCAGAGCCGGTTCGAGAATTTATAGCTGATCTTATAAAAGAGGGCAGGATGGGGCGATACATTGCAATCGATTCCAGTCCAGAAATGCTGGTTTTGGCCGAGAAAAATTTGAAAAAATGGTTTGGCGTTGGATTTAATTTTGAAGGCGATATTCGCGATGTGACTTACGAAAGATTTAGTGAGGTAATTGCTAAGGATAAAAATGATAAGTCTGTAAATTTACTTTTATTTTTAGGAGGAACTCTTTGTAATTTCCAATCAATGAATGACGCATTGAGAGTACTGTACGGAAGCATGGGTCCAGATGACTATCTTATACATAGTCAGAAATTGGATACTATTAGGAATAGGAGTATTTTTAGCTTTGAGCGGAGCAGAGGTGAGAAAAAACTAGCCTCTAATTACAGGACTGTTGTCGACCTCTTGAATATTGATGACGACTCCTTATTTAATGTAGTAATGGGGTTTGATGAAAAGCTACAGCGCAGGTATCTTGGCGTAGAATTAAGAGTGTCGTTGACCATTGACTTTAAAATTGAAGCCTGCAATTTGACACAGTCTGTAGACTTTAAAAAAGGTGATGTAATAATGCTTTGGTACTATAAGCATCAATCAGCCGAAGAAGTAATTGATCAATTTAGCGATAATGGTTTTGATGTTATTCACTCTAGTCAGACGCAGGATAGGGAGTTTATGATAGTCGTCACTAGCTTGAAGCATGCTCGTTGA
- a CDS encoding bifunctional 5,10-methylenetetrahydrofolate dehydrogenase/5,10-methenyltetrahydrofolate cyclohydrolase produces the protein MKILDGLELAGYIKERQARQVRALRQSQQIFPKLAIVRTIDDARIAAYVRLKKAYGNDILIDVEEHFVRQGEALELIKKLNAANDVTAIIIQLPLADPAQTEELLNAVDPKKDVDGLGKNAILQPATALSIMWLLDGYNIELRGRKIVIVGRGRLVGAPLEKMLKELNLDVTVVTKETSGNEQVIRDADILISAAGAPGLVKSDMIKIDAVVVDAGVATDKGKLVGDIDPAARERHDLTITPEKGGVGPLTVCALFDNVIRAASLN, from the coding sequence ATGAAAATTCTAGACGGTCTTGAGTTGGCTGGTTATATTAAGGAGCGGCAGGCTCGGCAGGTGCGGGCGTTGCGGCAGTCGCAACAAATCTTTCCTAAGTTGGCGATTGTTCGCACTATTGACGATGCGCGGATCGCGGCTTATGTCCGGCTTAAAAAAGCTTACGGTAACGATATTTTAATTGATGTAGAGGAGCATTTTGTTCGGCAAGGCGAGGCTTTGGAGCTGATCAAAAAACTCAATGCGGCGAACGATGTGACTGCGATAATTATCCAGCTGCCGCTTGCTGATCCCGCTCAGACAGAAGAGCTTTTAAACGCGGTTGATCCTAAAAAGGATGTCGATGGCTTGGGCAAAAACGCAATTTTGCAACCTGCTACCGCACTTTCGATTATGTGGTTGCTAGATGGCTATAATATTGAACTTAGGGGTAGAAAGATTGTAATTGTTGGTCGTGGTCGTTTGGTTGGGGCTCCTCTTGAGAAAATGCTTAAAGAACTTAACTTGGATGTTACGGTTGTAACAAAAGAGACCTCTGGGAATGAACAAGTTATTCGCGACGCGGATATTTTAATTAGCGCAGCCGGTGCGCCAGGGCTTGTAAAATCTGACATGATTAAAATTGACGCCGTTGTGGTTGACGCGGGCGTGGCTACAGATAAAGGGAAGCTCGTAGGTGATATTGATCCGGCTGCACGTGAGCGTCATGATCTTACCATTACTCCCGAAAAGGGCGGCGTTGGGCCGTTAACGGTGTGTGCTTTGTTTGATAATGTGATCCGCGCAGCCTCCTTGAATTGA
- a CDS encoding response regulator, giving the protein MKNDKPLKIAIIEDDDVIAQMYRMKFASEGFDVQVASNGKLGVDLCQEMQPDMILLDLKMPEMTGEQALAKIRATDWGRTIPVIILTNLGEEEAPKELKDLNVHSYIVKADLTPSQVTQKVKEALGVA; this is encoded by the coding sequence ATGAAAAACGACAAGCCTCTGAAAATCGCAATTATCGAAGATGACGATGTGATCGCCCAAATGTATCGAATGAAGTTTGCGAGCGAAGGTTTTGACGTTCAAGTTGCGTCTAACGGCAAACTGGGCGTTGACCTTTGCCAAGAAATGCAACCCGACATGATTTTATTAGATTTGAAAATGCCCGAAATGACCGGCGAACAAGCTTTGGCAAAAATTCGCGCAACAGATTGGGGCAGAACCATTCCGGTTATAATTTTGACAAACCTCGGCGAAGAGGAGGCCCCGAAAGAACTAAAAGACTTAAATGTTCATTCTTACATTGTTAAAGCTGATTTAACTCCAAGTCAGGTTACCCAAAAAGTCAAAGAAGCTTTGGGCGTAGCTTAG
- a CDS encoding type III PLP-dependent enzyme, translated as MSYNSNLNTQTPTPFMLTDLGVIRNHCRTFKRLMPKIELSYAMKAYPDDQVLRVVGEEVSGFDAASIGEIDKLLNIGVDPARIAFNNPVKSQQNIDEAVQKGVVKFTFQSRQELDKLAKSGKKLEVFARVKMDDSHSVVPLSTKFGCAPEDVTELLQYAERLGLAAKGIAFHVGSQQTGLNEWTSAIKNGIQIIRNAQKSGVKADMINVGGGFPAQYHKGDTTFKQVAEQVNAAIADADDIKFIAEPGRYLAAESSMIITSVIGKEERGGKTWLFLDTGIFQAFAGALRFKPFPYPPYCQDKTSESTKDYVLTGPTCDSQDVFPEEMTLPDNVGVGDKICFPNSGAYTVVYGSDFNGFSVPKRVFIDSER; from the coding sequence ATGAGTTACAATAGCAACTTAAATACGCAGACCCCAACGCCATTTATGCTTACAGACCTTGGGGTGATTCGAAACCACTGCCGAACTTTTAAACGGTTAATGCCAAAAATTGAACTTTCGTATGCAATGAAAGCCTATCCAGACGACCAAGTACTGCGCGTAGTGGGTGAAGAAGTATCTGGGTTTGACGCCGCATCTATTGGCGAAATTGATAAACTTTTAAATATTGGTGTAGACCCAGCTAGGATCGCCTTTAATAACCCTGTCAAATCGCAACAAAACATAGATGAAGCCGTACAAAAAGGCGTGGTTAAATTTACCTTTCAGTCTAGACAAGAGCTAGATAAACTTGCTAAAAGTGGCAAAAAGCTTGAAGTTTTTGCTCGGGTAAAAATGGATGATAGCCACAGTGTTGTTCCACTTTCGACTAAATTTGGTTGTGCGCCCGAAGATGTAACTGAACTTTTACAGTACGCCGAACGACTGGGATTGGCTGCTAAAGGTATTGCGTTTCATGTTGGCTCCCAACAAACTGGCCTAAACGAATGGACAAGCGCAATTAAAAACGGTATTCAAATCATTAGAAATGCACAAAAGAGCGGTGTAAAGGCCGATATGATCAATGTTGGTGGTGGCTTTCCGGCGCAGTACCACAAAGGTGATACGACTTTTAAGCAGGTTGCCGAACAAGTCAATGCTGCAATTGCTGACGCCGATGACATTAAATTTATCGCCGAGCCAGGACGTTATCTAGCGGCTGAATCTTCGATGATCATAACTAGTGTGATCGGTAAAGAAGAGCGCGGCGGTAAAACCTGGCTATTTTTAGATACCGGTATTTTCCAGGCCTTTGCAGGTGCTCTACGTTTTAAACCTTTCCCATACCCGCCATATTGCCAGGATAAAACAAGCGAATCGACCAAAGACTATGTTTTGACTGGCCCGACCTGCGACTCGCAAGACGTTTTTCCAGAAGAGATGACCCTGCCTGATAACGTTGGGGTTGGCGACAAAATATGTTTTCCAAATTCTGGTGCGTACACAGTAGTATACGGCTCGGATTTTAACGGTTTTAGTGTTCCCAAAAGGGTATTTATAGATTCGGAAAGGTAA
- a CDS encoding ATP-binding protein — translation MDGLVFTLLLLYFIEVIGFFVIAGLVILRKRTSLYVGFFLFSLFVGIWQSMQFLSQVVSANHAAAVAFLQTSIVFAGPMAAFFLIFARLYTGQKPKYLLYVSIGTLTGLITLLSDNVQNVEIDYLGIGVPKLDLWYGLLIGFGAFCITSGVVKIILHLKHAKNQNDRRRDITLITVMASVGALVTFSSFYTSDFSASIIAQHLIPAAVLAAMFSFFYVIYRGLFDIHFFVIRALSYLITVFILTVFVITPIVLGLSYVANVKLTFGQVIILALGTVLLLYLLLLIRRVFDKVTKRVFFRDIYSSQDVIDSLSGALARTIDLDLIIQKSSNILTRALKPTFVRFILNNVHSGEDQELLNTIQEFSFPKTNCILFDDYSDSKLPRVIKENKVDAVVRLRSTSAVIGYIVLGHKESGQTYTTRDTRLLSTVSQELAIALQNALHFEEIQNFNLKLKQEVEDATAQLRETNKKLRKLDEIKDEFISMASHQLRTPLTSAKGYISMVLEGDVGRVTPQQRELLEQAFSSTQRMVYLIGDFLNVSRLQTGKFIIEWKLSNLADIVEQEVKQLRETAKRRDIELIYDKPQNFPEIYLDETKIHQVIMNFIDNAIFYTRPQGKVEVRLSALPEGYKLEVKDNGIGVPEAERHKLFSKFFRADNAKKARPDGTGIGLFMAKKVVNALGGSLIFDSKVGKGSTFGFLLPSSLKEKPSSIIQTDQN, via the coding sequence ATGGACGGTTTAGTCTTTACTTTGCTGCTGTTGTATTTTATTGAGGTCATAGGCTTTTTTGTAATTGCCGGCTTGGTTATATTGCGCAAAAGAACCTCGCTTTATGTTGGGTTCTTTTTGTTTTCGCTTTTTGTGGGAATTTGGCAGTCTATGCAGTTTTTGTCGCAGGTTGTCTCAGCTAATCATGCGGCTGCTGTCGCGTTTTTGCAGACCTCGATTGTTTTTGCTGGCCCGATGGCAGCATTCTTTTTGATTTTTGCTAGGCTTTATACAGGTCAAAAACCCAAGTATTTACTGTATGTAAGCATCGGAACTCTAACCGGTTTGATAACGCTTTTATCCGATAACGTGCAGAATGTCGAAATTGATTATTTGGGGATTGGCGTTCCTAAGCTTGACTTGTGGTATGGACTGCTGATCGGTTTTGGCGCTTTTTGCATAACATCGGGAGTAGTTAAAATTATTTTGCATTTAAAGCATGCAAAAAATCAAAATGATCGTCGGCGCGATATAACTCTAATTACTGTGATGGCAAGTGTCGGTGCTTTAGTCACATTTTCGAGTTTTTACACATCCGACTTTTCCGCGAGTATAATCGCGCAACATTTAATTCCGGCTGCGGTTTTGGCTGCAATGTTCTCGTTTTTCTACGTGATTTATCGCGGCTTGTTTGATATTCATTTTTTTGTGATTCGTGCTTTATCATATTTGATAACAGTTTTTATCTTGACAGTGTTTGTGATAACTCCAATTGTGTTAGGTTTAAGTTATGTTGCCAATGTTAAATTGACTTTTGGTCAAGTAATAATTTTGGCACTTGGCACGGTCTTACTACTTTACTTGTTACTTTTGATTAGACGCGTTTTTGACAAAGTAACAAAGCGTGTGTTTTTCAGGGATATATATAGCTCGCAAGATGTCATTGACAGCCTGAGCGGCGCATTAGCACGCACAATCGATCTTGATCTGATAATTCAAAAGAGTTCAAACATTTTAACGCGGGCACTAAAACCGACTTTTGTTAGATTTATTTTAAACAACGTACATTCGGGCGAGGATCAGGAATTGCTTAACACTATCCAGGAATTCTCGTTTCCTAAAACGAACTGTATCTTATTCGATGATTACTCGGATTCTAAGCTGCCGCGAGTAATAAAAGAAAACAAGGTTGATGCAGTTGTGCGTTTAAGATCAACCAGCGCTGTAATTGGCTATATTGTTTTGGGACACAAAGAGTCTGGTCAAACATACACGACGCGCGACACAAGGCTTCTGAGCACTGTATCGCAGGAGTTAGCTATTGCCTTGCAGAATGCGTTGCATTTTGAGGAGATCCAAAACTTTAACCTAAAACTTAAACAAGAAGTCGAAGACGCTACGGCTCAGCTTCGTGAAACCAATAAAAAGCTGCGTAAGCTTGACGAAATTAAAGATGAGTTTATCAGCATGGCCTCGCACCAGCTTCGAACGCCGCTCACGAGCGCCAAGGGGTACATTAGCATGGTTTTAGAAGGCGATGTGGGTAGGGTGACTCCACAGCAACGTGAGTTGTTGGAACAGGCTTTTAGCAGTACTCAGCGTATGGTTTATTTGATCGGTGATTTTTTAAATGTTTCACGCCTGCAAACTGGTAAGTTTATAATTGAATGGAAGTTATCTAATTTGGCGGATATTGTCGAGCAAGAGGTCAAACAGCTGCGCGAAACCGCGAAGCGCCGCGACATTGAGTTAATTTACGACAAGCCACAAAACTTCCCTGAGATTTACTTGGACGAGACTAAAATCCACCAGGTAATCATGAACTTTATAGACAACGCTATTTTTTACACCCGACCTCAAGGCAAAGTCGAGGTCAGGTTATCCGCGCTACCCGAAGGCTATAAACTAGAAGTAAAAGACAACGGAATCGGTGTCCCCGAAGCTGAACGCCACAAATTATTTAGTAAGTTCTTTAGAGCTGATAATGCCAAAAAAGCTCGGCCAGATGGCACTGGAATCGGTCTGTTTATGGCTAAAAAAGTAGTTAACGCACTGGGCGGTAGTTTAATTTTTGACTCTAAAGTAGGCAAGGGGAGTACGTTTGGGTTTTTGCTGCCGAGTAGTTTGAAAGAAAAACCCAGTTCAATTATTCAGACTGATCAGAATTAA
- a CDS encoding PKD domain-containing protein: MNFIKKLFKPKMFALGLTMAVAGLLGYNTLTQSVVHALPQDCDDNSIIWCGFQNLNEFKSKYNTNATKDLKNLYAHNFNSSVANGGLSQADLDRYVSQGVQGWAWRDGRVTSMDGNTVYMTNAWSLGRQDRQDPRRVAIKVGTETYYKSILEVGFAPTTQKIPVFILFNDDGEVEFAAMNSCGNPVWGKNVKPEYKCKSLSADKINRNTFKFKTDTYEKNNANITKVEYDFGDGNKKEVTNKSEMFAYQHSYTKAGKYTVKVTVTVTLPGNKTKTFTSEYCVTEVTVEEEKVPVYACDTLSAKLISGKRKYLFELQATAKDGAKLNKVDFDFGDGQAANNIKPAVETGKILVKVEHEYDAKLTGKKVIKAKLDFSVANGVQSKQCQVEIELREYTCEDTPNAPECQPPVEECKPGIPKGDDACKEILPKEIVKTGPAEIAMSALGLGSVAGAGMYYRASRKNLLDKIFKR, from the coding sequence GTGAATTTTATTAAAAAATTGTTTAAACCAAAGATGTTTGCGTTAGGCCTAACTATGGCCGTTGCTGGATTGCTTGGTTACAATACATTAACTCAAAGCGTTGTTCACGCTCTTCCGCAAGACTGTGACGACAACTCTATTATTTGGTGTGGTTTTCAAAACCTTAACGAATTTAAGAGTAAGTACAACACTAACGCCACTAAGGACTTAAAAAACCTTTACGCACATAACTTTAACAGTAGCGTTGCAAATGGCGGTTTAAGCCAAGCCGACTTAGATCGTTATGTTAGCCAAGGCGTTCAAGGCTGGGCATGGCGCGATGGTCGCGTGACTTCAATGGACGGTAACACCGTTTACATGACTAACGCATGGAGCCTTGGTCGCCAAGACCGCCAAGACCCACGTCGTGTCGCAATTAAAGTTGGCACCGAAACTTACTACAAGAGCATATTAGAAGTTGGCTTTGCTCCTACAACTCAAAAAATCCCAGTGTTCATTTTGTTCAACGACGACGGTGAAGTAGAATTCGCTGCAATGAACAGCTGTGGTAACCCAGTTTGGGGTAAAAACGTTAAACCTGAATACAAATGTAAATCTTTGTCTGCCGACAAGATCAATCGCAACACATTCAAGTTTAAAACTGACACCTACGAAAAAAACAATGCTAACATCACAAAAGTTGAGTACGACTTTGGTGACGGTAATAAAAAAGAAGTTACTAACAAGAGCGAGATGTTCGCCTACCAACACAGCTACACCAAGGCTGGTAAATACACTGTAAAAGTTACAGTTACCGTAACTTTGCCAGGCAACAAAACTAAAACCTTTACTAGTGAGTACTGTGTTACCGAAGTAACTGTCGAAGAAGAAAAAGTTCCTGTATACGCCTGCGACACTCTAAGCGCTAAATTAATTAGCGGCAAACGCAAATACTTGTTTGAACTACAAGCTACCGCTAAAGACGGCGCAAAACTAAACAAAGTCGACTTTGACTTTGGTGACGGCCAAGCTGCAAACAACATCAAACCTGCTGTTGAAACTGGCAAAATCTTAGTAAAAGTTGAGCACGAATACGACGCAAAGCTAACTGGTAAAAAAGTTATTAAAGCCAAGCTAGACTTTAGCGTAGCCAACGGTGTGCAAAGCAAACAATGTCAGGTCGAGATCGAGCTTCGTGAGTATACCTGCGAGGATACCCCAAACGCGCCTGAATGTCAGCCTCCTGTAGAGGAATGTAAGCCCGGAATCCCTAAGGGTGATGACGCCTGTAAGGAAATCCTACCAAAAGAGATCGTTAAAACCGGTCCTGCCGAAATCGCAATGAGCGCTCTAGGCCTTGGTAGCGTAGCTGGTGCTGGTATGTACTACCGCGCAAGCCGCAAAAACCTACTAGACAAAATCTTTAAGCGATAA
- the umuD gene encoding translesion error-prone DNA polymerase V autoproteolytic subunit: MKKDLTNFAKIISTPVRAGFPNPAEDARGVALDLNDLIVKNPISTFYVRVEGDSMVGAGINGGDIVVIDKSLNPKNGDIVIAAVDGEFTLKHLKTEGRTKAWLIAANPDYPPISLHEAAEASIWGVVTYVIHKTRV; encoded by the coding sequence GTGAAAAAAGACTTGACGAACTTTGCTAAGATAATTTCTACCCCTGTTAGGGCTGGGTTTCCTAACCCGGCAGAAGATGCGCGTGGCGTGGCTCTCGATCTTAACGATTTGATTGTCAAGAATCCAATCAGCACTTTTTATGTAAGGGTCGAAGGAGACTCGATGGTAGGCGCCGGAATTAACGGGGGTGATATCGTGGTTATCGACAAATCTTTAAATCCAAAAAATGGCGATATTGTAATAGCGGCTGTAGATGGTGAGTTTACTTTAAAACACCTTAAAACCGAAGGCAGAACCAAAGCCTGGTTGATTGCTGCCAATCCAGACTACCCACCAATTTCGCTACACGAAGCCGCGGAGGCTAGTATATGGGGTGTTGTAACCTACGTAATTCATAAAACGCGAGTATAA
- a CDS encoding pyridoxamine 5'-phosphate oxidase family protein — translation MNLQDLIKSYVLQGQVTQLATIQDGKPWVCTVLFDADENLNLYWVSDTDCRHSQEISNNPQAAAAVAIKTDWPVVGLQFEGVAGTVDDDAELERALKSYAKKHDRDEKFVSSVIDGSSGKKVYRLMPDHIQLFSPKDFPDEPKQEWRL, via the coding sequence ATGAATTTACAAGATCTTATTAAAAGTTATGTTCTACAAGGCCAAGTTACGCAGTTAGCGACCATTCAAGATGGCAAGCCTTGGGTCTGTACGGTTCTTTTTGACGCTGATGAAAACTTAAACCTATATTGGGTGAGCGATACAGATTGCCGACATAGCCAAGAGATTTCAAACAACCCTCAAGCGGCTGCTGCAGTGGCCATAAAGACGGATTGGCCGGTTGTTGGCTTGCAATTTGAAGGCGTGGCTGGGACGGTCGACGACGACGCGGAACTTGAGCGCGCCTTAAAAAGCTATGCAAAAAAACATGATCGTGATGAAAAGTTTGTATCCAGCGTGATCGACGGGTCGTCTGGTAAAAAAGTCTATCGTTTAATGCCAGATCATATACAGCTGTTCAGTCCTAAAGATTTTCCAGATGAGCCGAAACAAGAATGGCGGCTGTAA
- a CDS encoding Y-family DNA polymerase yields MAAVKPIYALVDCNNFFVSCERVFRPDLWNKPVCVLSNNDGCIVARSNEVKAMGVKMGAPYFEMRDILTRNNVTLFSGNFALYGDFSQRVVQILKQESPNIEVYSVDESFLEISGLPIKDYSEWGRQLSARVFKNIGIPVSVGIAPSKTLAKAAADFAKKNPDVQGAFSVAGNDSERERLLRWLPVGDVWGVGWRTAPKLIGRGIRTAYDLSKADLTWAQNQLSIRGVKTVRELRGESCISLDVNDELQKTMTRSRSFGHTIRNYFELEAAIATFTAQAAAKLRDKKEIAGSITVFLYGSKHAEVRSGGSLEVKLMPPTNHTGQLINSALQGLQKVYDQDFGYKKAGVTLTNLLPESARQLELGADTKKLDKHIKLMQTVDLINRSVGARLVRHASEDPMRTYWFSRKQLKSPAYTTSWSELPVIKR; encoded by the coding sequence ATGGCGGCTGTAAAACCGATTTACGCTCTAGTTGATTGCAATAACTTTTTTGTAAGTTGTGAGCGCGTTTTTAGACCAGATTTATGGAATAAGCCGGTCTGCGTTTTAAGTAATAACGATGGCTGCATAGTCGCGCGTAGCAACGAGGTTAAAGCTATGGGCGTAAAAATGGGCGCGCCGTATTTTGAAATGCGTGATATTTTGACTCGTAATAACGTTACGCTTTTTTCGGGGAACTTTGCGCTTTATGGAGATTTTTCGCAGCGTGTTGTGCAGATTTTAAAGCAAGAATCTCCTAACATTGAAGTTTATTCGGTGGATGAATCTTTTTTGGAAATTTCGGGTTTGCCGATTAAAGATTACTCGGAGTGGGGTCGGCAGCTTAGCGCTAGAGTTTTTAAAAATATTGGAATTCCAGTATCTGTCGGAATCGCGCCGAGCAAAACGCTGGCCAAAGCGGCGGCTGATTTTGCCAAAAAGAACCCAGACGTGCAAGGCGCCTTTAGTGTGGCTGGTAACGATAGCGAGCGCGAACGGCTTTTAAGATGGCTGCCGGTTGGTGATGTTTGGGGTGTTGGCTGGCGAACGGCGCCAAAATTGATAGGACGAGGTATTCGCACCGCTTACGATTTAAGCAAGGCCGATCTAACATGGGCGCAGAATCAGCTGAGTATTAGGGGAGTCAAAACAGTTCGTGAACTCCGTGGCGAAAGCTGCATAAGTTTAGATGTGAACGATGAGTTGCAAAAGACCATGACTCGGAGTCGAAGCTTTGGACACACGATACGTAATTATTTTGAGCTCGAAGCAGCGATTGCTACTTTTACGGCTCAGGCAGCGGCAAAATTGCGTGATAAAAAAGAGATCGCTGGCTCAATTACAGTCTTTTTGTACGGATCGAAACACGCCGAAGTTCGCAGCGGTGGCTCCCTTGAAGTTAAATTGATGCCGCCCACCAATCACACTGGCCAACTTATAAACTCCGCTCTGCAAGGGCTACAAAAAGTTTATGATCAAGATTTTGGATATAAAAAAGCCGGCGTGACTCTAACCAACCTGTTGCCTGAAAGCGCACGCCAGCTTGAGTTGGGTGCCGATACCAAAAAATTAGACAAGCATATAAAACTCATGCAAACCGTCGATTTAATAAATAGATCGGTCGGGGCGCGGTTGGTTCGCCATGCTAGTGAGGACCCAATGCGAACTTACTGGTTTAGTCGAAAGCAGCTAAAAAGCCCGGCCTATACAACAAGTTGGTCGGAATTACCAGTTATTAAACGCTAA